In Mercenaria mercenaria strain notata chromosome 14, MADL_Memer_1, whole genome shotgun sequence, the following are encoded in one genomic region:
- the LOC123527229 gene encoding endothelin-converting enzyme homolog isoform X1, with translation MENALDGTMAEKRGLQEDVYLENGSSEKDTKKRTCLEKVLAILFVLALIVIIVLAAVLAVKMKYKGEEVCLTKECSEVAARVISSIDYSVDPCDNFYDFACGSWMKKHVVPEDRSNLYTYGVVRENVKVTIKYLLEGDLESEVDAVRKARYFYQSCMNETQIEHLDTNVITDELELIGGWPVLGTNPGGNWDRSDFDLVSDLMKIRVHGLSPFFQVYVGLDERDSGKRIITIGEPTLGLTREYYFDKDQKKLREAYIKYITNIAVLLGADIDTAKSDMEAVFALDTLLANLTSTKLERRSRDDAYNKMTIEDLTQQYSPPTSGHVKLNWHDLIQKVMAISEENITIDGLELVILEAPKYYKEVFKILEQQDTRTLKNYMTWSVVSRFVRRLPKRFVDEYEKFRKVRDGTTVKESRWKKCSHRTVNTFGMAVGRLFVREAFDEESKDKALDMIHDIREAFNERLSELSWMDEETRAVAKDKALHIREKIGYDDFILNDTALNDYYKDMDVKEDEYFGNMLRITKVWSRNALQSLREPYKKEDSRWETPPSIVNAYYTPLLNLISFPAGMLQPPYYSKYQPRSMNYGSIGFLIGHEITHAFDDIGRKYDKDGNRRQWWSDEAIQRFTNETKCIIDQYNKYVMPLAKLNLDGEYTQGENIADNGGVQQSYKAYQNWRTKSKQTEPKLPGVNFTHNQLFFINFAQGWCGVATKQFEINMVHTDTHSPGRFRITGALQNLKEFSDEFNCPVGSYMNPTNKCHIW, from the exons taGACGGCACAATGGCTGAGAAGCGAGGATTGCAAGAAGACGTTTACCTAGAAAATGGTAGCAG TGAAAAGGATACCAAGAAGAGGACGTGTTTAGAGAAAGTCTTGGCGATACTTTTTGTGTTAGCTTTGATTGTTATCATCGTACTGGCAGCAGTTCTTGCAGTAAAGATGAAGTACAAAGGAGAAG AGGTATGTCTGACGAAAGAATGTTCGGAGGTTG CTGCACGTGTTATCAGCTCGATTGATTACAGCGTGGATCCATGTGACAATTTCTATGATTTCGCGTGCGGTTCGTGGATGAAGAAGCACGTGGTACCTGAAGACAGGTCTAACCTTTACACTTATGGTGTTGTGAGGGAAAAtgtaaaagttacaataaaat aTTTACTCGAGGGTGATTTAGAGAGTGAGGTCGATGCGGTGAGAAAAGCTCGGTACTTTTACCAGTCCTGTATGAACGAAA ctCAAATTGAACACCTGGACACGAATGTGATAACAGACGAACTTGAATTAATCGGCGGTTGGCCAGTATTAGGTACCAATCCTGGTGGTAACTGGGATAGATCTGActttgacctagtttctgacctcatgaAAATAAGAGTTCATGGTTTGTCACCATTTTTCCAAGTTTACGTAGGTTTAGATGAACGAGACAGTGGTAAACGAATCATCACG ATTGGAGAACCCACGTTAGGTTTGACAAGAGAATACTACTTCGATAAAGACCAGAAGAAGCTGCGAGAAGCTTACATCAAATATATAACCAATATTGCTGTACTTCTTGGAGCAGACATTGACACGGCAAAGTCAGATATGGAAGCTGTGTTTGCATTAGATACATTACTAGCCAAT CTTACGTCTACAAAACTTGAACGGCGAAGTAGAGATGATGCATACAACAAGATGACTATAGAAGATTTAACACAACAATATTCTCCTCCTACAAGCGGACATGTGAAG TTGAACTGGCACGACCTCATACAGAAGGTTATGGCTATATCCGAAGAAAACATTACAATAGATGGCCTTGAACTTGTTATATTGGAAGCCCCGAAATATTACAAAGAAGTGTTCAAAATTCTCGAACAACAAGATACAAG AACCTTGAAAAACTATATGACTTGGTCAGTGGTTTCACGATTTGTCAGACGATTACCAAAACGCTTTGTCGATGAATATGAAAAATTTAGAAAG GTCCGTGACGGGACAACTGTTAAGGAATCACGTTGGAAGAAATGCTCACATAGAACCGTGAATACATTTGGTATGGCAGTTGGTCGACTGTTTGTCAGAGAAGCGTTCGACGAAGAATCAAAAGATAAG GCATTAGATATGATACACGATATAAGAGAAGCCTTCAACGAGCGTCTGAGTGAATTAAGTTGGATGGATGAAGAGACAAGAGCCGTTGCTAAGGATAAA GCGTTACACATTCGAGAGAAAATTGGATATGACGATTTCATACTAAACGATACAGCGCTGAATGATTATTACAAAGAC ATGGACGTGAAGGAGGATGAATACTTTGGCAACATGCTCCGTATCACAAAGGTGTGGAGTAGAAATGCATTGCAGTCTCTAAGAGAACCATATAAAAAAGAAGATTCTAG atgGGAAACTCCGCCCTCAATCGTAAACGCCTACTATACCCCTTTGTTAAACCTTATCT CGTTCCCAGCCGGAATGTTGCAGCCTCCCTATTACAGTAAATATCAGCCTAG gtcAATGAATTATGGCAGCATTGGTTTTCTCATTGGGCATGAAATAACTCACGCTTTTGATGATATAG GAAGAAAATATGACAAGGATGGCAACCGAAGACAGTGGTGGAGTGACGAAGCAATTCAGAGATTTACAAACGAAACAAAATGCATTATAGATCAGTACAACAAGTATGTGATGCCACTGGCAAAATTAAAT TTAGACGGAGAGTATACCCAGGGTGAGAACATAGCGGACAACGGCGGAGTGCAGCAAAGTTATAAG GCATATCAAAACTGGCGGACAAAAAGCAAGCAAACAGAACCGAAGTTACCAGGAGTTAATTTTACACATAaccaattattttttataaattttgctcag GGCTGGTGTGGAGTAGCGACAAAGCAGTTTGAAATTAACATGGTGCATACCGATACACACAGTCCTGGCAGATTTAG AATTACTGGAGCTTTACAGAATCTGAAGGAATTTTCGGACGAGTTTAATTGTCCAGTAGGAAGTTACATGAATCCGACAAACAAATGTCATATATGGTGA
- the LOC123527229 gene encoding neprilysin-1-like isoform X2, whose amino-acid sequence MAEKRGLQEDVYLENGSSEKDTKKRTCLEKVLAILFVLALIVIIVLAAVLAVKMKYKGEEVCLTKECSEVAARVISSIDYSVDPCDNFYDFACGSWMKKHVVPEDRSNLYTYGVVRENVKVTIKYLLEGDLESEVDAVRKARYFYQSCMNETQIEHLDTNVITDELELIGGWPVLGTNPGGNWDRSDFDLVSDLMKIRVHGLSPFFQVYVGLDERDSGKRIITIGEPTLGLTREYYFDKDQKKLREAYIKYITNIAVLLGADIDTAKSDMEAVFALDTLLANLTSTKLERRSRDDAYNKMTIEDLTQQYSPPTSGHVKLNWHDLIQKVMAISEENITIDGLELVILEAPKYYKEVFKILEQQDTRTLKNYMTWSVVSRFVRRLPKRFVDEYEKFRKVRDGTTVKESRWKKCSHRTVNTFGMAVGRLFVREAFDEESKDKALDMIHDIREAFNERLSELSWMDEETRAVAKDKALHIREKIGYDDFILNDTALNDYYKDMDVKEDEYFGNMLRITKVWSRNALQSLREPYKKEDSRWETPPSIVNAYYTPLLNLISFPAGMLQPPYYSKYQPRSMNYGSIGFLIGHEITHAFDDIGRKYDKDGNRRQWWSDEAIQRFTNETKCIIDQYNKYVMPLAKLNLDGEYTQGENIADNGGVQQSYKAYQNWRTKSKQTEPKLPGVNFTHNQLFFINFAQGWCGVATKQFEINMVHTDTHSPGRFRITGALQNLKEFSDEFNCPVGSYMNPTNKCHIW is encoded by the exons ATGGCTGAGAAGCGAGGATTGCAAGAAGACGTTTACCTAGAAAATGGTAGCAG TGAAAAGGATACCAAGAAGAGGACGTGTTTAGAGAAAGTCTTGGCGATACTTTTTGTGTTAGCTTTGATTGTTATCATCGTACTGGCAGCAGTTCTTGCAGTAAAGATGAAGTACAAAGGAGAAG AGGTATGTCTGACGAAAGAATGTTCGGAGGTTG CTGCACGTGTTATCAGCTCGATTGATTACAGCGTGGATCCATGTGACAATTTCTATGATTTCGCGTGCGGTTCGTGGATGAAGAAGCACGTGGTACCTGAAGACAGGTCTAACCTTTACACTTATGGTGTTGTGAGGGAAAAtgtaaaagttacaataaaat aTTTACTCGAGGGTGATTTAGAGAGTGAGGTCGATGCGGTGAGAAAAGCTCGGTACTTTTACCAGTCCTGTATGAACGAAA ctCAAATTGAACACCTGGACACGAATGTGATAACAGACGAACTTGAATTAATCGGCGGTTGGCCAGTATTAGGTACCAATCCTGGTGGTAACTGGGATAGATCTGActttgacctagtttctgacctcatgaAAATAAGAGTTCATGGTTTGTCACCATTTTTCCAAGTTTACGTAGGTTTAGATGAACGAGACAGTGGTAAACGAATCATCACG ATTGGAGAACCCACGTTAGGTTTGACAAGAGAATACTACTTCGATAAAGACCAGAAGAAGCTGCGAGAAGCTTACATCAAATATATAACCAATATTGCTGTACTTCTTGGAGCAGACATTGACACGGCAAAGTCAGATATGGAAGCTGTGTTTGCATTAGATACATTACTAGCCAAT CTTACGTCTACAAAACTTGAACGGCGAAGTAGAGATGATGCATACAACAAGATGACTATAGAAGATTTAACACAACAATATTCTCCTCCTACAAGCGGACATGTGAAG TTGAACTGGCACGACCTCATACAGAAGGTTATGGCTATATCCGAAGAAAACATTACAATAGATGGCCTTGAACTTGTTATATTGGAAGCCCCGAAATATTACAAAGAAGTGTTCAAAATTCTCGAACAACAAGATACAAG AACCTTGAAAAACTATATGACTTGGTCAGTGGTTTCACGATTTGTCAGACGATTACCAAAACGCTTTGTCGATGAATATGAAAAATTTAGAAAG GTCCGTGACGGGACAACTGTTAAGGAATCACGTTGGAAGAAATGCTCACATAGAACCGTGAATACATTTGGTATGGCAGTTGGTCGACTGTTTGTCAGAGAAGCGTTCGACGAAGAATCAAAAGATAAG GCATTAGATATGATACACGATATAAGAGAAGCCTTCAACGAGCGTCTGAGTGAATTAAGTTGGATGGATGAAGAGACAAGAGCCGTTGCTAAGGATAAA GCGTTACACATTCGAGAGAAAATTGGATATGACGATTTCATACTAAACGATACAGCGCTGAATGATTATTACAAAGAC ATGGACGTGAAGGAGGATGAATACTTTGGCAACATGCTCCGTATCACAAAGGTGTGGAGTAGAAATGCATTGCAGTCTCTAAGAGAACCATATAAAAAAGAAGATTCTAG atgGGAAACTCCGCCCTCAATCGTAAACGCCTACTATACCCCTTTGTTAAACCTTATCT CGTTCCCAGCCGGAATGTTGCAGCCTCCCTATTACAGTAAATATCAGCCTAG gtcAATGAATTATGGCAGCATTGGTTTTCTCATTGGGCATGAAATAACTCACGCTTTTGATGATATAG GAAGAAAATATGACAAGGATGGCAACCGAAGACAGTGGTGGAGTGACGAAGCAATTCAGAGATTTACAAACGAAACAAAATGCATTATAGATCAGTACAACAAGTATGTGATGCCACTGGCAAAATTAAAT TTAGACGGAGAGTATACCCAGGGTGAGAACATAGCGGACAACGGCGGAGTGCAGCAAAGTTATAAG GCATATCAAAACTGGCGGACAAAAAGCAAGCAAACAGAACCGAAGTTACCAGGAGTTAATTTTACACATAaccaattattttttataaattttgctcag GGCTGGTGTGGAGTAGCGACAAAGCAGTTTGAAATTAACATGGTGCATACCGATACACACAGTCCTGGCAGATTTAG AATTACTGGAGCTTTACAGAATCTGAAGGAATTTTCGGACGAGTTTAATTGTCCAGTAGGAAGTTACATGAATCCGACAAACAAATGTCATATATGGTGA